A single Providencia manganoxydans DNA region contains:
- a CDS encoding GFA family protein — protein MSQGQCLCGAVKIATQQPVDKISVCHCEMCQRWNGGPSFTIDCHSDVSIDGEEFITRFASSEWAERAFCKQCGTHLFYHLHTPSSYYVSSTLFGETKSATLAMQIFVDSKPAYYNFVEKTPMLTEQDIISLMSK, from the coding sequence ATGTCTCAAGGCCAATGTTTGTGTGGTGCAGTAAAAATAGCAACTCAACAGCCAGTCGATAAAATTAGTGTTTGTCATTGTGAGATGTGCCAACGTTGGAACGGTGGGCCGAGTTTTACTATTGATTGCCATAGTGATGTTAGTATTGATGGGGAAGAGTTTATTACCCGTTTTGCATCATCGGAATGGGCAGAGCGTGCTTTTTGTAAGCAATGTGGCACTCATCTATTTTACCATCTTCATACTCCCTCTTCTTATTATGTTTCTTCAACATTGTTTGGAGAAACTAAAAGTGCAACTCTAGCAATGCAGATTTTCGTTGATAGTAAACCTGCTTACTACAATTTTGTTGAAAAAACGCCGATGCTGACAGAGCAAGATATCATCAGTTTGATGAGTAAATAA
- a CDS encoding AbgT family transporter, translating to MTTNTLPKKKGFLNRVERIGNVMPDVTMLFIYALVICWFLSYLLSFVDFNYYHPVSKEKISVVNMFNYEEIILFITSAVKNFINFPPLGITIVATLGIGIAESSGFINTALKKMLSFITPKMLTPTVVFVGIVSHIASDSAYVILMPVAAMMFYASGRHPLAGIAAAFAGLAGGFTASYTPSIIDPIMQSFTQDAAQMMAPGYSVNVLCNYFFSLGGTFGVIFTCWFITEKIVEPWLNKNCPITTNEVDVDSEQDLSKITPIEHKAFRVAGGIVILLGVGLFALLWPENSPLRGPDGSLTSPKAPIMQIVVPLLFIFFAVPGIVYGYMTKSFTSTKDVVKAMENITKSLIPFIVFAFFAAQFLYSFQHSNLGTLLALSGAELLRTLDMPSEMTVLGVIILTALINIMITSATSKWAIMAPVLVPMLMAVGISPELTQAAFRVSDSAMNVSTPMFPFYPLILMYCQKYYKNAGIGTLCSMMIPFTIGLLITLTATLYLFWAFDIPIGFDSGYTWQPAP from the coding sequence ATGACAACAAATACACTCCCTAAAAAGAAAGGGTTTTTAAACCGTGTTGAGCGTATCGGAAACGTTATGCCCGATGTTACAATGCTGTTTATTTATGCCCTAGTGATCTGCTGGTTTTTATCTTATCTACTTTCATTTGTAGATTTTAATTATTATCATCCAGTGTCGAAAGAAAAAATATCTGTCGTAAATATGTTTAACTATGAAGAAATCATATTATTCATTACATCGGCAGTGAAAAACTTCATTAATTTCCCTCCATTAGGAATAACTATCGTCGCAACGTTAGGGATCGGCATTGCTGAAAGTAGTGGCTTTATTAATACTGCTTTGAAAAAAATGCTTTCCTTTATTACCCCTAAAATGTTGACGCCAACCGTGGTTTTTGTCGGTATCGTCTCTCATATTGCGTCAGACTCCGCGTATGTGATTTTGATGCCTGTTGCAGCCATGATGTTTTACGCCAGTGGTCGCCATCCATTAGCAGGTATTGCAGCGGCTTTTGCTGGGTTAGCAGGCGGTTTTACTGCGAGCTATACGCCATCAATTATTGACCCTATCATGCAAAGTTTTACCCAAGACGCAGCTCAAATGATGGCACCAGGTTACAGTGTTAACGTTTTGTGTAACTATTTCTTTAGCCTTGGTGGTACGTTTGGCGTGATTTTTACCTGCTGGTTTATTACTGAAAAAATTGTCGAACCTTGGCTAAATAAAAACTGCCCAATTACGACCAATGAAGTGGATGTCGATTCAGAACAAGATCTCAGTAAAATTACACCAATTGAGCACAAAGCATTTCGTGTCGCCGGCGGTATCGTGATTTTGCTTGGCGTAGGTTTATTTGCATTATTGTGGCCTGAAAACTCACCATTACGTGGTCCTGATGGTAGTTTAACCAGCCCTAAAGCCCCTATTATGCAAATCGTGGTACCGCTGTTATTTATTTTCTTTGCGGTGCCGGGTATTGTTTATGGTTATATGACTAAATCCTTTACCTCAACCAAAGATGTGGTTAAGGCAATGGAAAATATCACCAAGTCATTAATTCCATTTATTGTTTTTGCATTTTTTGCTGCTCAATTTCTCTATTCATTCCAGCATTCTAATTTGGGCACACTATTAGCGCTATCTGGTGCTGAATTATTGCGTACACTGGATATGCCTTCAGAAATGACGGTACTTGGCGTCATTATTTTGACGGCTCTGATTAATATCATGATCACATCTGCAACTTCTAAATGGGCAATTATGGCGCCAGTATTGGTTCCTATGCTAATGGCGGTGGGGATCTCTCCTGAACTGACACAAGCTGCATTCCGCGTGAGTGATTCCGCAATGAACGTCAGTACGCCAATGTTCCCATTCTATCCGTTGATATTGATGTATTGTCAGAAGTACTACAAAAATGCAGGTATTGGGACACTTTGCTCAATGATGATCCCGTTCACAATCGGTTTATTGATCACATTGACTGCAACGCTTTATCTGTTCTGGGCATTTGATATCCCAATCGGATTCGACAGTGGTTACACATGGCAGCCAGCGCCATAG
- a CDS encoding DUF3999 family protein, which translates to MMLTKYKGMLPRICVLAASLLFSSTIYGQNSQSLTPYDFYQGSELSENNEKTPFAWVELPSEAYMNSAHSKTLQDVRVFNGTGQEVPSALFFDSEESSETSQIPFSLQPLIIKADQVSSKEETLNERQYLLVEVVPSKVSRIEIPSLQNRQDVKYQAFLLTRKSEQQRNLPIQTLSLDWDSSQQDWQAKSFIYASQDKQRWINISTNQPIMSLNSHAGEIRSNTIELLSGNDPALMAPYLMVITVADKEAHIPDLKSAEGTAKVFHSTRRQETCNFTTNNEGMSLNQLIYRLPSAQPLSSIAIHLQQTNRVLPLQIEYTANSGENWLPLSNIVAYNQINDGKQVRNPDVSVNGLMVKKLRITALKGSWDDKPPYVEGKRDAVNLVFNMQGASPYLLAWGSQLATLDNLSYQELLGQSLTVEQLMHRYPELSASNEIIELGGEEQLTSNISAEGYFDWVTGILWGLLGFGILILIYFCWYLIKEINSKSSK; encoded by the coding sequence ATGATGCTAACTAAATATAAAGGGATGTTGCCGAGGATTTGTGTCCTCGCGGCTTCGTTATTATTTTCGAGTACTATATATGGGCAAAATAGCCAATCTTTAACGCCTTACGATTTTTATCAAGGTTCTGAATTAAGTGAGAACAATGAGAAAACTCCTTTCGCGTGGGTGGAATTACCCTCTGAAGCCTATATGAATTCAGCGCATTCGAAAACACTACAAGATGTTAGGGTATTCAATGGAACGGGGCAGGAAGTTCCTTCCGCACTCTTTTTTGATTCAGAAGAAAGCAGTGAAACCTCTCAAATTCCGTTTTCTTTACAACCTTTAATTATCAAAGCAGACCAAGTCAGCTCGAAAGAAGAAACGTTAAATGAACGGCAATATTTATTGGTTGAAGTTGTACCTAGTAAAGTAAGCCGTATTGAGATCCCATCGCTACAGAATAGACAAGATGTTAAGTATCAAGCCTTTTTATTAACACGTAAAAGTGAGCAGCAACGTAATTTGCCAATCCAAACCTTGTCTTTGGATTGGGATAGTAGTCAACAAGATTGGCAGGCAAAGTCTTTTATCTACGCTAGCCAAGACAAGCAGCGTTGGATAAACATTTCTACTAATCAACCAATAATGAGCTTAAATTCACATGCAGGGGAAATTCGTAGCAATACGATAGAATTATTATCTGGAAATGACCCAGCACTAATGGCGCCTTACTTAATGGTGATTACAGTCGCAGACAAAGAGGCACATATACCCGATTTAAAATCAGCCGAAGGAACTGCAAAAGTATTTCATTCAACAAGGCGACAAGAAACTTGTAACTTTACGACTAACAATGAAGGTATGTCGTTAAATCAACTTATTTATCGTTTACCTTCAGCACAGCCACTGAGCTCAATAGCGATACATTTGCAACAAACTAATCGGGTATTGCCATTACAGATAGAGTACACCGCGAATTCAGGCGAAAATTGGTTGCCACTGTCTAATATAGTTGCTTATAACCAAATCAATGATGGTAAGCAGGTTCGCAATCCAGATGTATCCGTAAATGGCCTCATGGTTAAAAAATTGCGGATCACGGCATTGAAAGGAAGTTGGGATGATAAGCCGCCTTATGTTGAAGGGAAACGTGATGCTGTTAATTTAGTTTTTAATATGCAAGGTGCATCACCCTATTTATTAGCTTGGGGAAGCCAACTAGCAACCCTAGATAATCTAAGCTACCAAGAGCTATTAGGGCAGTCATTAACAGTTGAACAATTGATGCATCGTTATCCTGAATTATCAGCCTCAAATGAGATTATCGAGTTAGGAGGCGAGGAACAGCTTACTTCAAATATTTCAGCTGAAGGTTATTTTGATTGGGTGACTGGGATACTTTGGGGATTACTAGGGTTCGGAATACTGATATTAATTTATTTTTGTTGGTATTTGATAAAAGAGATCAATAGCAAAAGTTCTAAATGA
- the psiE gene encoding phosphate-starvation-inducible protein PsiE encodes MNSMRNMRHASNIAWVLQWVLNIGLIALAIVLVFFLAKETYTMASLMFSGQKEATAYELLEGIVIYFLYFEFIALITKYFLSGYHFPLRYFIYIGITAIIRLIIVDHSDPMTTLLHAGAILVLVIALFIANTERLKRE; translated from the coding sequence ATGAACAGTATGAGAAATATGCGGCATGCTAGTAATATCGCATGGGTATTGCAGTGGGTATTGAATATTGGGTTGATTGCACTCGCTATTGTGCTTGTGTTCTTTTTAGCCAAAGAAACCTATACCATGGCATCGTTGATGTTTAGTGGCCAAAAAGAAGCAACAGCTTATGAGCTATTAGAAGGAATAGTCATCTATTTTCTTTATTTTGAGTTTATTGCTTTGATTACTAAATATTTTTTGTCTGGTTATCACTTCCCATTACGATATTTTATTTATATCGGAATTACTGCAATAATACGCTTAATTATTGTCGACCACAGTGATCCAATGACAACATTACTTCATGCCGGTGCTATTTTAGTCTTAGTTATTGCATTATTTATCGCCAATACAGAAAGACTGAAACGAGAATAG